A region of Pseudomonas putida DNA encodes the following proteins:
- the mfd gene encoding transcription-repair coupling factor — protein MSVLRLPQLSATAGKQTWGNLPGAALSLAIAEAASSAGRFTLLLTADSQAADRLEQELRFFAPDLPVLPFPDWETLPYDLFSPHQDIISQRIASLYRLPELSHGILVVPITTALHRLAPTRFLLGSSLVLDIGQTIDVEQMRTRLEASGYRCVDTVYEHGEFAVRGALIDLYPMGSKLPYRIDLFDDEIETLRTFDPETQRSIDKVDSVRLLPAREFPMQKEEVTRFKARFRERFDVDFRRSAIFQDLASGIIPAGIEYYLPLFFEETSTLFDYLPSDTQVFSLPGVEQAAEHFWNDVRGRYEDRRGDLSRPLLPPAELFLPVEDCFAQLKQWPRVVVSAEDLDPGAGRERFPARPLPELAIEAKANQPLAALASFLDQFPGRVLFTAESAGRREVLLELLERLKLRPHTVEGWTDFITGSERLAITIAPLDEGLVLDDPAIALIAESPLFGQRVMQRRRRDKRGEAANDAVIKNLTELREGAPVVHIDHGVGRYLGLATLEIDGQAAEFLTLEYAEGAKLYVPVANLHLIARYTGSDDALAPLHRLGSEAWQKAKRKAAEQVRDVAAELLDIYARRAARKGYAFADPAADYATFSAGFPFEETPDQQNAIEAVRADMLAAKPMDRLVCGDVGFGKTEVAMRAAFIAVHSGRQVAVLVPTTLLAQQHYNSFRDRFADWPVTVEVMSRFKSAKEVASAAADLAEGKIDILIGTHKLLQDDVRFKDLGLVVIDEEHRFGVRQKEQLKALRSEVDILTLTATPIPRTLNMAVAGMRDLSIIATPPARRLSVRTFVMEHNNSTVKEALLRELLRGGQVYYLHNDVKTIEKCAADLAELVPEARIGIGHGQMRERELEQVMSDFYHKRFNVLIASTIIETGIDVPSANTIVIERADKFGLAQLHQLRGRVGRSHHQAYAYLLTPARQKVSSDAEKRLEAIANTQDLGAGFVLATNDLEIRGAGELLGEGQSGQIQAVGFTLYMEMLERAVKAIRKGAQPNLEQPLGGGPEINLRLPALIPEDYLPDVHARLILYKRIASAADEEGLKDLQVEMIDRFGLLPEPTKNLMRLTSLKLQAEKLGIKKVDAGPNGGKLEFEGETPVDPLTLIKLIQGQPKRYKFEGATQFRFLVPMERPDERFNTLEALFERLTPQSA, from the coding sequence CGACCTGTTCTCGCCGCACCAGGACATCATCTCCCAGCGCATTGCCAGCCTGTACCGGCTGCCGGAGCTGAGCCACGGCATTCTCGTCGTACCGATCACCACCGCCCTGCACCGCCTGGCGCCAACCCGCTTTTTGCTGGGCAGCAGCCTGGTGCTGGACATCGGCCAGACCATCGACGTCGAGCAGATGCGCACACGCCTCGAAGCCAGCGGCTACCGCTGCGTCGACACGGTGTACGAGCATGGCGAATTCGCCGTGCGCGGCGCCCTGATCGACCTGTACCCCATGGGCAGCAAACTGCCCTACCGCATCGACCTGTTCGATGACGAAATCGAAACGCTGCGCACGTTCGACCCCGAGACCCAGCGTTCCATCGACAAGGTCGATTCGGTACGCCTGCTGCCGGCGCGCGAGTTCCCGATGCAAAAAGAGGAAGTGACCCGCTTCAAGGCACGCTTTCGCGAGCGCTTCGACGTGGACTTCCGCCGCAGCGCGATCTTCCAGGACCTGGCGAGCGGCATCATCCCCGCCGGCATCGAGTACTACCTGCCGCTGTTCTTCGAAGAAACCTCGACCCTGTTCGACTACCTGCCCAGCGACACCCAGGTGTTTTCCCTGCCGGGCGTCGAACAGGCCGCCGAGCACTTCTGGAACGACGTGCGCGGGCGCTACGAAGACCGCCGTGGCGACCTGAGCCGGCCGCTGCTGCCGCCTGCCGAGCTGTTCCTGCCGGTGGAAGACTGTTTCGCCCAGCTCAAGCAATGGCCCCGGGTGGTGGTCAGCGCCGAAGACCTCGACCCTGGCGCCGGCCGTGAACGCTTCCCGGCACGCCCCCTGCCAGAGCTTGCCATCGAAGCCAAGGCCAACCAGCCGCTGGCAGCGCTGGCAAGCTTCCTCGACCAGTTCCCCGGCCGCGTACTGTTCACCGCAGAATCTGCGGGCCGTCGCGAAGTGCTGCTGGAGCTGCTCGAACGCCTGAAGCTGCGCCCGCACACCGTCGAAGGCTGGACCGACTTCATCACCGGCTCTGAGCGCCTGGCGATCACCATCGCCCCGCTCGACGAAGGCCTGGTGCTGGACGACCCGGCCATTGCCCTGATCGCCGAGAGCCCGTTGTTCGGCCAGCGCGTGATGCAGCGCCGGCGCCGCGACAAACGCGGCGAGGCGGCCAACGACGCCGTGATCAAGAACCTCACCGAGCTGCGCGAAGGCGCGCCGGTGGTGCACATCGACCATGGCGTGGGCCGCTACCTGGGCCTGGCCACCCTGGAGATCGACGGCCAGGCCGCCGAGTTCCTCACCCTGGAATACGCCGAGGGCGCCAAGCTTTACGTGCCGGTGGCCAACCTGCACCTGATCGCCCGCTACACCGGCAGCGATGACGCCCTGGCGCCGCTGCACCGGCTTGGCTCCGAGGCTTGGCAGAAGGCCAAGCGCAAGGCCGCCGAACAGGTGCGCGATGTTGCCGCCGAATTGCTCGATATCTACGCCCGCCGCGCCGCGCGCAAGGGCTACGCTTTCGCCGACCCGGCCGCCGACTACGCCACCTTCAGCGCCGGCTTCCCCTTCGAAGAAACCCCCGACCAGCAGAACGCCATCGAAGCGGTGCGCGCCGACATGCTCGCGGCCAAGCCGATGGACCGCCTGGTGTGTGGCGATGTTGGCTTCGGCAAGACCGAAGTGGCCATGCGCGCCGCGTTCATCGCCGTGCACAGTGGCCGCCAGGTGGCCGTGCTGGTGCCGACTACCCTGCTCGCCCAGCAGCACTACAACAGCTTCCGCGACCGCTTCGCCGACTGGCCGGTGACGGTCGAGGTGATGAGCCGCTTCAAATCCGCCAAGGAAGTAGCCAGCGCGGCGGCGGACCTGGCCGAAGGCAAGATCGACATCCTCATCGGCACCCACAAGCTGCTGCAGGACGATGTGCGTTTCAAAGACCTGGGCCTCGTGGTAATCGACGAAGAGCACCGTTTTGGCGTGCGCCAGAAAGAGCAGCTCAAGGCGCTGCGCAGCGAAGTGGATATTCTCACCCTGACCGCCACGCCGATTCCGCGCACGCTGAACATGGCCGTGGCCGGCATGCGCGACCTGTCGATCATCGCCACGCCGCCCGCGCGGCGCCTGTCGGTGCGCACTTTCGTCATGGAGCATAACAACAGCACGGTCAAAGAAGCCCTGCTGCGTGAACTGCTGCGCGGCGGCCAGGTGTACTACCTGCACAACGACGTGAAAACCATCGAGAAGTGCGCCGCAGACCTCGCCGAACTGGTCCCGGAAGCGCGCATCGGCATCGGCCACGGCCAGATGCGCGAGCGCGAGCTGGAACAGGTGATGAGCGACTTCTACCACAAGCGCTTCAACGTGCTGATCGCCTCGACCATCATCGAGACTGGCATCGACGTGCCCAGCGCCAACACCATCGTCATCGAACGCGCCGACAAGTTCGGCCTGGCCCAGTTGCACCAGTTGCGTGGCCGGGTCGGTCGTAGCCACCACCAGGCCTACGCCTACCTGCTGACACCCGCGCGTCAAAAGGTCAGCAGCGACGCCGAGAAACGCCTGGAGGCCATCGCCAACACCCAGGACCTGGGCGCCGGCTTTGTCCTGGCCACCAACGACCTGGAAATCCGCGGCGCCGGCGAACTGCTGGGCGAAGGCCAGAGCGGGCAGATCCAGGCCGTGGGCTTTACCCTCTACATGGAAATGCTCGAACGCGCGGTCAAGGCCATCCGCAAGGGTGCCCAGCCAAACCTTGAGCAGCCGCTGGGTGGCGGCCCGGAGATCAACCTGCGCCTGCCGGCCCTGATCCCCGAGGACTACCTGCCCGATGTGCATGCACGCCTGATCCTCTACAAACGCATTGCCTCGGCCGCCGACGAAGAAGGCCTCAAGGACCTGCAGGTAGAGATGATCGACCGCTTCGGCCTGTTGCCGGAGCCGACCAAGAACCTGATGCGCCTGACCTCGCTCAAGTTGCAGGCGGAAAAGCTCGGCATCAAGAAAGTCGATGCCGGCCCCAATGGCGGCAAGCTCGAGTTCGAGGGCGAAACCCCGGTCGATCCGCTGACCTTGATCAAGCTGATCCAGGGCCAACCCAAACGCTACAAGTTCGAAGGCGCCACCCAGTTCCGTTTCCTGGTACCGATGGAACGCCCCGACGAACGTTTCAATACCCTTGAGGCGCTGTTCGAGCGCCTGACCCCACAGTCTGCCTAA
- a CDS encoding peptidoglycan binding protein CsiV has translation MRAIRCLTLLLALFAPAAFAEGLYQVEMLLVRQNSVPAFTSPFAPEDWSAGAPRLDKGAERPLGLDDETTRLQATADYTVLMHKAWQQQVGSEPSRIALGEGEEQFGHFPIEGNLSIAEGRFIAVEANFWVNQLDGNGSVLRSEQFKQSNSNVKGGQLTFLDGGHLAVLLKVTPAGMRKLPQMDPEMMEQ, from the coding sequence ATGCGTGCCATCCGTTGCCTGACCCTGCTGCTGGCGCTGTTCGCGCCAGCCGCCTTCGCCGAAGGCCTGTATCAGGTAGAAATGCTCCTGGTGCGGCAAAACAGCGTCCCCGCCTTCACCAGCCCGTTCGCGCCCGAAGACTGGAGCGCCGGCGCCCCGCGCCTGGACAAGGGCGCCGAGCGCCCGCTGGGGCTGGACGATGAAACCACCCGCCTGCAGGCCACCGCCGACTACACCGTGCTGATGCACAAGGCCTGGCAGCAGCAGGTCGGCAGCGAGCCCAGCCGCATCGCCCTGGGCGAGGGTGAAGAGCAGTTCGGCCACTTCCCCATCGAAGGCAACCTGAGCATCGCCGAAGGCCGCTTCATCGCCGTGGAAGCCAACTTCTGGGTCAACCAGCTCGATGGCAACGGCAGTGTGCTGCGCAGCGAGCAGTTCAAGCAGAGCAACAGCAACGTCAAGGGCGGCCAGTTGACCTTCCTCGACGGCGGGCACCTGGCGGTGCTGCTGAAGGTGACACCGGCAGGGATGCGCAAACTGCCGCAGATGGACCCGGAGATGATGGAGCAGTGA
- a CDS encoding DEAD/DEAH box helicase, translating to MSESDAQFFVREHNGWTFTFDRKTLQRGLDYAEEGRSEIVSILDLTIRAQCLGSGGRAYYQRITLDMTEDGLQCEGTCSCPVGGNCKHCAAALYVLQRGPDYAEGTPDEPLAAPQSAQHSLELPPELAHWVEALEVPAPPATEPAKRKGPALYYVVSNHHGRCMLSVFKGSRQADDTLKLGRPNSMPELIYYTPKYVTDEDLRALRLIDALSKDYSLPIARLEGKKGAELYEYALATGRLLYDQQETPLAEGPDLQAEFRWMRLDNGSYRGAWHHDDSAHTLALPLDPLYYVDTQTRQTGKLLHDLDPFIASQLASAPTVPEHLIIPLSHRLNALNRQVPTPTTVRSEQIDNIEPRPHLTLGSLEFSAYTPKTGRMQRQMQHRAALSFDYDGLRASGNDDKPLTRLVDATSQRIRRQPKTEQALRKTLRDLGFKAATRQSKALPDSAGEMHQLPDDEAWLHFARNGLARLREAGWVIDIHRDFAFNLQEVDDWYASIDEAPGHEWFDLELGIVVDGQRHSLLPIVLQLLRSSPELLRPNELARRSDDEHLLIDLNRGRLDSPALRVALPYGRIKAVMGTLGELYLHEDAAGPSLRLDRADAARLNELDHLPLHWEGGAHVRDLGKRLRDARDLQVEPPEQLNATLRPYQQQGLNWMQALREMGTGGILGDDMGLGKTLQTLAHLLLEKQSGRLTTPALAVMPTSLVPNWLDEAERFAPDLRVLALHGPGRSKHFATLHDYDLVLTTYALAPRDLEHLRTQHWHVLVLDEAQNIKSSTSKAALAVCELQAEQRLCLTGTPMENNLGELWSIFHFLMPGWLGDLKRFNQDYRTPIERHGDAERLAHLANRIRPFLLRRTKEQVATELPAKTEMVHWVELSDAQRDTYEAVRVAMDKKVRDEIARNGASRSQIVILDALLKLRQVCCDLRLVKGVETKGNQADKGKLGALLEMLEELLSEGRRVLLFSQFTSMLALIEQELQKRNVRYSLLTGDTRDRRTPVQEFQRGDSEVFLISLKAGGTGLNLTAADTVIHFDPWWNPASENQATDRAYRIGQDKPVFVFKLITRGTVEEKIQQLQQEKAALAASLLDGGQAGQWRLGDDEIEALFAPLPGKRGR from the coding sequence GTGAGCGAGAGCGATGCGCAGTTTTTTGTCCGGGAACATAACGGATGGACGTTCACGTTTGATCGCAAAACCCTGCAACGCGGCCTCGACTATGCCGAGGAAGGTAGAAGCGAAATCGTATCGATCCTGGACCTGACCATCCGCGCTCAATGCCTGGGCTCTGGAGGCCGCGCCTACTACCAACGCATCACGCTGGACATGACCGAGGACGGCCTTCAATGCGAGGGGACGTGCTCGTGCCCGGTGGGTGGCAATTGCAAACACTGTGCGGCAGCGCTCTATGTACTGCAACGCGGCCCGGACTATGCCGAGGGCACGCCTGACGAGCCCCTTGCCGCCCCCCAATCAGCGCAGCACTCACTTGAACTGCCCCCCGAACTTGCGCACTGGGTCGAGGCACTGGAAGTACCGGCGCCCCCCGCCACGGAACCTGCCAAGCGTAAGGGGCCTGCACTCTACTACGTGGTGAGCAACCACCATGGCCGCTGCATGCTCAGCGTGTTCAAAGGTTCCCGGCAGGCCGATGACACCCTGAAGCTGGGCCGCCCCAACTCGATGCCCGAGCTCATCTACTACACGCCCAAGTACGTGACCGATGAGGACTTGCGCGCCCTGCGGCTGATCGACGCCCTCAGCAAGGATTACAGCCTGCCCATTGCACGCCTGGAAGGCAAAAAGGGCGCCGAGCTCTACGAATATGCGCTCGCCACTGGCCGCTTGCTGTACGACCAACAAGAGACACCATTGGCTGAAGGCCCCGACCTGCAGGCTGAGTTTCGCTGGATGCGGCTGGACAACGGCAGCTATCGCGGCGCCTGGCACCATGATGACAGCGCCCACACACTGGCACTGCCGCTCGACCCGCTCTACTACGTGGACACCCAAACCAGGCAGACAGGCAAGCTGCTGCATGACCTTGACCCGTTCATTGCCAGCCAACTGGCCAGCGCACCAACGGTCCCCGAACACCTGATCATCCCCTTGAGCCATCGCTTGAACGCATTGAATCGTCAGGTCCCGACCCCTACCACCGTGCGTAGCGAACAGATCGACAACATCGAGCCTCGCCCTCACCTGACCCTGGGCAGCTTAGAGTTCAGCGCCTACACGCCCAAGACCGGCCGCATGCAACGCCAGATGCAGCACCGCGCTGCGCTCTCGTTCGACTACGATGGCCTGCGTGCCAGCGGCAACGACGACAAACCACTGACCCGCCTGGTGGACGCCACCAGCCAGCGCATTCGTCGCCAGCCCAAGACCGAGCAGGCGTTGCGCAAGACGCTACGCGACCTGGGCTTCAAGGCCGCCACCCGGCAAAGCAAGGCCCTGCCCGACAGCGCCGGCGAAATGCACCAACTGCCCGATGACGAGGCCTGGCTGCACTTCGCCCGCAACGGCCTGGCGCGCCTGCGTGAAGCCGGCTGGGTAATCGACATCCACCGCGATTTTGCCTTCAACCTGCAAGAGGTGGACGACTGGTACGCCAGCATCGACGAAGCCCCTGGGCATGAATGGTTCGACCTGGAACTGGGCATCGTGGTCGATGGCCAGCGCCACAGCCTGCTGCCGATCGTGCTGCAGCTGCTGCGCAGCAGCCCGGAACTGCTGCGCCCCAACGAACTGGCCCGGCGCAGCGACGACGAACACTTGCTGATCGACCTTAACCGTGGCCGCCTCGACAGCCCCGCACTGCGCGTTGCCCTGCCCTACGGCCGGATCAAGGCGGTGATGGGCACCCTTGGTGAACTCTACCTGCATGAAGACGCCGCGGGCCCGTCGCTGCGCCTGGACCGGGCCGATGCCGCGCGCCTGAACGAACTCGATCATTTACCCCTGCACTGGGAAGGCGGCGCGCATGTGCGCGACCTGGGCAAACGCCTGCGCGATGCGCGCGACCTGCAGGTCGAACCGCCCGAGCAACTGAATGCCACCCTGCGCCCTTATCAGCAACAAGGCCTGAACTGGATGCAGGCCCTGCGCGAAATGGGCACCGGCGGTATCCTCGGCGACGACATGGGCCTGGGCAAGACCCTGCAGACCCTGGCCCATCTGTTGCTCGAAAAACAGTCCGGGCGCCTGACCACCCCTGCCCTGGCCGTGATGCCGACCAGCCTGGTACCGAACTGGCTCGACGAGGCTGAACGCTTTGCCCCCGACCTGCGCGTCCTGGCACTGCATGGCCCGGGGCGCAGCAAGCATTTCGCCACGCTGCACGATTACGACTTGGTGCTCACCACCTACGCCCTCGCCCCCCGCGACCTCGAACACTTGCGTACGCAGCACTGGCACGTACTGGTGCTCGATGAGGCGCAGAACATCAAAAGCAGCACCAGCAAGGCCGCCCTCGCCGTCTGCGAGCTGCAGGCCGAGCAACGCCTGTGCCTGACCGGCACGCCCATGGAAAACAACCTCGGCGAGCTGTGGTCGATCTTCCACTTCCTGATGCCCGGCTGGCTGGGCGACCTTAAGCGGTTCAACCAGGATTACCGCACCCCCATCGAACGTCATGGCGACGCTGAGCGCCTAGCCCACCTGGCCAACCGCATCCGCCCGTTCCTGCTGCGCCGCACCAAGGAACAGGTGGCCACCGAACTGCCCGCCAAGACCGAGATGGTCCACTGGGTCGAGCTCAGCGATGCCCAGCGCGATACCTACGAGGCCGTGCGCGTGGCCATGGACAAGAAGGTGCGCGACGAGATCGCCCGCAACGGCGCCTCCCGCAGCCAGATCGTCATCCTCGACGCCCTGCTCAAGTTGCGCCAGGTGTGCTGCGACCTGCGCCTGGTGAAGGGCGTGGAAACCAAAGGCAACCAGGCCGACAAAGGCAAGCTCGGCGCTTTGCTGGAAATGCTCGAAGAATTGCTCAGCGAAGGCCGCCGGGTACTGTTGTTCTCCCAGTTCACCTCGATGCTGGCACTGATCGAGCAAGAGCTGCAGAAGCGCAACGTCCGTTACAGCCTGCTGACCGGCGACACCCGTGACCGTCGCACACCGGTGCAGGAATTCCAGCGCGGGGACAGCGAGGTGTTCCTGATTAGCCTCAAGGCGGGCGGTACCGGGCTGAACCTGACTGCCGCGGACACGGTGATCCACTTCGACCCCTGGTGGAACCCGGCCAGCGAGAACCAGGCCACCGACCGCGCCTACCGCATAGGCCAGGACAAGCCGGTGTTCGTGTTCAAACTGATCACCCGCGGCACGGTGGAAGAGAAGATCCAGCAGTTGCAGCAGGAGAAGGCCGCGCTGGCGGCAAGCCTGCTCGATGGCGGGCAGGCGGGGCAGTGGCGGCTGGGGGATGATGAGATCGAGGCACTGTTTGCCCCCTTGCCCGGGAAGCGCGGCCGCTAG
- the nagZ gene encoding beta-N-acetylhexosaminidase, producing the protein MQGSLMVDIAGKWLTAEDRHLLRQPEVAGLIIFARNIDSPRQVRELCASIRAIRPDLILAVDQEGGRVQRLRQGFVRLPAMRALADNDNAESLAEHCGWLMATEVLAVGLDLSFAPVLDLDHQRSAVVGSRAFEGDPQRATQLAAAFIRGMNAAGMAACGKHFPGHGWAEADSHVAIPTDERSLEQLRQADLVPFTRLSGQLAAVMPAHVIYPQVDNQPAGFSRRWLQDILRGELGFDGVIFSDDLSMAGAHVVGDAANRIEAALSAGCDMGLVCNDRAAAELALSAAQRLKVKPSPRIARMRGQGFARTDYRQQPRWLEALGALREAQLVD; encoded by the coding sequence CTGCAAGGCTCCCTGATGGTGGACATCGCCGGTAAATGGCTGACCGCCGAAGACCGTCACCTGCTGCGCCAACCAGAAGTAGCCGGCCTGATCATCTTTGCCCGCAATATCGACAGCCCGCGCCAGGTGCGCGAACTGTGTGCATCCATTCGTGCGATTCGCCCTGACTTGATCCTGGCGGTCGATCAGGAAGGTGGCCGGGTTCAGCGGCTGCGCCAAGGGTTCGTGCGCCTGCCGGCCATGCGTGCGCTGGCCGACAATGACAACGCCGAGTCTCTGGCGGAGCACTGTGGTTGGTTGATGGCCACCGAGGTGTTGGCGGTAGGCCTGGACCTGAGCTTTGCGCCGGTGCTCGACCTGGATCACCAGCGTAGCGCGGTGGTCGGCAGCCGCGCCTTTGAAGGTGACCCGCAGCGTGCCACCCAGCTTGCGGCGGCCTTCATCCGTGGCATGAACGCTGCGGGTATGGCGGCCTGCGGCAAGCACTTCCCGGGGCATGGTTGGGCTGAGGCCGACTCGCACGTGGCCATCCCCACAGACGAGCGCAGCCTTGAGCAGTTGCGTCAGGCGGACCTGGTGCCGTTCACCCGGCTCAGCGGGCAGTTGGCAGCCGTCATGCCGGCCCATGTGATCTATCCGCAGGTCGACAACCAGCCGGCCGGTTTCTCGCGGCGTTGGCTGCAGGACATCCTGCGGGGTGAGCTGGGCTTTGACGGGGTGATCTTCAGTGACGACCTGTCCATGGCCGGTGCGCACGTGGTCGGGGATGCGGCCAACCGGATCGAGGCGGCCTTGAGTGCTGGTTGCGACATGGGCCTGGTGTGCAATGACCGGGCGGCGGCGGAACTGGCGCTGAGTGCGGCGCAGCGGCTGAAGGTCAAGCCTTCACCGCGCATTGCGCGGATGCGAGGGCAGGGCTTTGCGCGTACCGATTATCGTCAGCAGCCGCGTTGGCTGGAGGCGCTGGGGGCGTTGCGCGAGGCTCAGCTGGTCGATTGA
- a CDS encoding L,D-transpeptidase, which produces MPDLDLLHISLADQCLYGFSQGRLCLRLAVSTARNGAGERNGSGCTPRGLHQVRAKIGAGLPLNAVLRGRRWTGEVWSPELHAQFPGRDWILTRILWLSGCEPGVNRLGAVDTFRRYIYLHGTPLSEPLGVPLSHGCIRLHSTDLLDLFDRVPAHCRVRIEQAACPQWASLSLL; this is translated from the coding sequence ATGCCCGATCTCGATCTTTTGCACATCTCCCTTGCCGACCAATGCCTCTATGGGTTCTCCCAGGGCCGGTTGTGCCTGCGCCTGGCTGTCTCCACGGCGCGCAACGGGGCTGGCGAACGCAACGGCTCGGGCTGCACCCCGCGAGGTCTGCATCAGGTGCGGGCGAAAATTGGCGCGGGCCTGCCGCTGAACGCTGTGTTGCGTGGGCGGCGCTGGACCGGTGAGGTGTGGTCGCCCGAGCTGCATGCGCAGTTCCCTGGGCGTGACTGGATCCTCACCCGTATCCTTTGGCTCAGCGGCTGCGAGCCGGGCGTCAACCGCTTGGGCGCCGTTGACACGTTCCGTCGCTATATCTACCTGCATGGCACCCCTCTGAGCGAACCTTTAGGCGTGCCGCTGTCCCATGGCTGCATACGCCTGCACAGTACCGATCTACTTGACCTGTTCGACCGGGTGCCGGCCCATTGCCGGGTGCGTATCGAACAGGCCGCTTGCCCCCAGTGGGCTTCTTTAAGTCTTCTATGA
- a CDS encoding TetR/AcrR family transcriptional regulator: MAQSETVERILDAAEQLFAERGFAETSLRLITSKAGVNLAAVNYHFGSKKALIQAVFSRFLGPFCASLERELERRQARPEQKPSLEELLEMLVEQALAVQPRSNNDLSIFMRLLGLAFSQSQGHLRRYLEDMYGKVFRRYMLLVNEAAPRVPPLELFWRVHFMLGAAAFSMSGIKALRAIAETDFGINTSIEQVMRLMVPFLAAGMRADSGVTDEAMAAAQLRPRSKASSSATTAKA, from the coding sequence ATGGCCCAATCCGAAACCGTTGAACGCATTCTCGATGCTGCCGAGCAGTTGTTCGCAGAAAGAGGGTTCGCAGAAACGTCGTTGCGGCTGATTACCAGCAAGGCCGGGGTGAACCTGGCAGCGGTCAACTACCACTTCGGTTCCAAAAAGGCCCTTATCCAGGCGGTATTCTCGCGTTTCCTCGGGCCGTTCTGTGCCAGCCTGGAGCGTGAGCTGGAGCGCCGTCAGGCGCGCCCGGAGCAAAAGCCCAGCCTCGAAGAACTGCTCGAAATGCTCGTCGAGCAGGCGCTGGCCGTGCAGCCGCGCAGCAACAACGACCTGTCCATCTTCATGCGCCTCTTGGGGCTGGCCTTCAGCCAGAGCCAGGGGCACCTGCGTCGTTACCTGGAAGACATGTACGGCAAGGTGTTCCGCCGCTACATGCTGCTGGTCAACGAGGCTGCGCCACGGGTTCCGCCACTGGAGCTGTTCTGGCGCGTGCATTTCATGCTCGGCGCCGCGGCGTTCAGCATGTCCGGGATCAAGGCCTTGCGCGCTATCGCCGAGACCGATTTCGGCATCAATACCTCGATTGAGCAGGTCATGCGCCTGATGGTGCCGTTCCTGGCTGCAGGCATGCGCGCCGACAGCGGGGTCACCGACGAAGCGATGGCGGCGGCCCAACTGCGCCCACGCAGCAAGGCCAGCAGCAGCGCAACCACCGCCAAGGCCTGA
- the lexA gene encoding transcriptional repressor LexA: MLKLTPRQAEILAFIKRCLEDNGFPPTRAEIAQELGFKSPNAAEEHLKALARKGAIEMTPGASRGIRIPGFEAKAEESGLPIIGRVAAGAPILAEQHIEQSCNINPAFFHPRADYLLRVHGMSMKDVGIFDGDLLAVHTCREARNGQIVVARIGDEVTVKRFKREGTKVWLVAENPEFAPIEINLKEQELVIEGLSVGVIRR, encoded by the coding sequence ATGTTGAAACTGACGCCACGCCAAGCTGAAATTCTCGCGTTCATCAAACGTTGCCTTGAAGACAACGGCTTTCCACCGACACGCGCTGAAATCGCTCAGGAGCTGGGCTTCAAATCGCCCAACGCCGCCGAAGAGCACCTGAAGGCCCTTGCTCGCAAAGGCGCCATCGAGATGACCCCGGGCGCATCCCGCGGCATCCGTATCCCGGGGTTCGAGGCCAAGGCCGAAGAAAGCGGCCTGCCGATCATCGGCCGGGTCGCGGCCGGTGCGCCAATTCTCGCCGAGCAGCACATCGAGCAATCCTGCAACATCAACCCTGCCTTCTTCCACCCTCGCGCCGATTATTTGCTACGCGTGCACGGCATGAGCATGAAGGATGTCGGCATCTTCGACGGTGACCTGCTGGCGGTGCACACCTGCCGCGAGGCCCGTAATGGCCAGATCGTCGTCGCCCGCATCGGTGACGAAGTGACCGTCAAGCGCTTCAAGCGCGAAGGTACCAAGGTCTGGCTGGTTGCCGAAAACCCCGAATTCGCCCCCATCGAAATCAACCTGAAAGAACAGGAGTTGGTGATCGAGGGCTTGAGCGTCGGCGTCATTCGCCGCTGA
- the sulA gene encoding SOS-induced cell division inhibitor SulA, giving the protein MQQFIHAPEQAQLPLFEAFLAQPILPGLKASEQERKSSQPELFSELSLRGAAGQCQSLLAPVLRELSEEDDARWLTLIAPPTSLTQAWLRDAGLNRERILLLHPRGNQSPLQLTCEALRLGRSHTVVSWLGSVNASARQLLLRSASAGNAQSLNIRLG; this is encoded by the coding sequence ATGCAGCAGTTCATTCACGCACCCGAGCAAGCCCAGTTGCCATTGTTCGAAGCATTCCTTGCCCAGCCCATTCTGCCGGGCCTGAAAGCCAGCGAGCAGGAACGCAAGAGCAGCCAGCCCGAGCTGTTCAGCGAGCTGTCGCTGCGCGGCGCTGCCGGGCAGTGCCAGAGCCTGTTGGCGCCGGTGCTGCGCGAACTGAGCGAAGAGGACGATGCCCGCTGGTTGACCCTGATCGCCCCACCCACGAGCCTGACCCAGGCCTGGCTGCGAGATGCCGGCCTCAACCGCGAGCGCATCCTGCTGCTGCACCCTCGTGGCAACCAAAGCCCACTGCAACTGACCTGCGAAGCGCTGCGCCTGGGCCGCAGCCACACCGTGGTCAGCTGGCTTGGCAGCGTCAATGCCAGCGCGCGTCAACTGCTGCTGCGCTCTGCCAGTGCCGGAAACGCACAAAGCCTGAACATCCGCCTCGGCTGA